A single region of the Actinoplanes sp. SE50/110 genome encodes:
- a CDS encoding sensor histidine kinase gives MDSRDWIRNGLRAVLGGLLGIPLAVLNLVLFAFSVIALILSVVPGLGFVAFPAVTRLVRARADLARRLDGRVGLPIARPYKPAPERARLGGWRHYRWILTDQATWRDLAWLVPGASIGAVLGALIIALPLYGLEGILLVPLWVWLGTGWYGYGVIWPFDTVGDALLSLPQGTLFLIIGVAAAPYLPRFGALFDRLLLAPTRNAELRLRVSQLTVTRADTVDAQAAELRRIERDLHDGAQARLVSLGMTIGLAEEMVEADPRGARRLLAEARENSSAALVELRHLVRGIHPPVLAERGLDGAVRALALALPIPTTVEAVLPGRLDTPVESAAYFAVAEALANTTRHSFARVAQVELRHTGNALVMRVSDDGLGGADPTGGTGLRGIERRLAAFDGTMSLSSPPGGPTVVTMELPCVLSSPKITPSSGTG, from the coding sequence ATGGACTCGCGTGACTGGATCCGGAACGGGCTCCGGGCCGTGCTCGGCGGGCTGCTGGGCATTCCGCTGGCGGTGCTCAACCTGGTGCTCTTCGCGTTCTCGGTGATCGCCCTGATCCTCAGCGTGGTGCCCGGGCTCGGCTTCGTCGCGTTCCCGGCGGTGACCCGGCTGGTCCGCGCCCGGGCCGACCTGGCGCGCCGGCTCGACGGCCGGGTCGGCCTGCCGATCGCGCGACCCTACAAACCCGCACCCGAGCGCGCCCGCCTCGGCGGCTGGCGGCACTACCGGTGGATCCTCACCGACCAGGCCACCTGGCGCGACCTCGCCTGGCTGGTCCCGGGCGCATCGATCGGCGCCGTGCTCGGCGCGTTGATCATCGCGCTGCCGCTGTACGGCCTGGAGGGCATCCTGCTCGTCCCGTTGTGGGTCTGGCTCGGCACAGGGTGGTACGGATACGGGGTCATCTGGCCGTTCGACACCGTCGGCGACGCGCTGCTCTCCCTGCCGCAGGGCACGCTGTTCCTGATCATCGGGGTGGCCGCGGCACCCTACCTGCCGCGTTTCGGCGCGCTCTTCGACCGGCTGCTGCTCGCCCCGACCCGCAACGCCGAGCTGCGCCTGCGGGTCAGCCAGCTCACCGTCACCCGGGCCGACACGGTCGACGCGCAGGCGGCCGAGCTGCGCCGGATCGAGCGGGACCTGCACGACGGCGCCCAGGCCCGGCTGGTGTCGCTGGGCATGACGATCGGCCTGGCCGAGGAGATGGTCGAGGCCGACCCGCGCGGCGCGCGCCGGCTGCTGGCCGAGGCCCGGGAGAACAGCAGCGCCGCCCTGGTCGAGCTGCGGCACCTGGTACGCGGCATCCACCCGCCGGTGCTCGCCGAGCGAGGGCTCGACGGCGCGGTCCGGGCGCTGGCCCTGGCGCTGCCCATCCCGACCACTGTGGAGGCCGTGCTGCCCGGCCGGCTGGACACGCCGGTCGAGTCGGCGGCCTACTTCGCGGTGGCCGAGGCGCTGGCCAACACCACCCGGCACAGCTTTGCCCGGGTCGCCCAGGTGGAGCTCCGGCACACCGGGAACGCCCTGGTCATGCGGGTCAGCGACGACGGGCTGGGCGGCGCCGACCCGACCGGCGGCACGGGCCTGCGGGGCATCGAACGCCGCCTGGCCGCCTTCGATGGCACGATGAGCCTGTCCAGCCCACCGGGCGGACCGACCGTTGTGACCATGGAGTTGCCTTGCGTGTTGTCCTCGCCGAAGATCACGCCCTCCTCCGGGACGGGCTGA
- a CDS encoding acyl-CoA desaturase — protein sequence MTTMTERPRAAGSDFAELSRRINAAGLMRRRPGYYALRLGLVAAALIGGWTAFALLGASWWTLAVAVLLAVVNAQVALVAHDLAHRQVFRTNRPSSRAGLIAGNLAIGMSYGYWMDKHTKHHANPNHDDLDPDVGPGVLVWSREAAAGRGFLTRHQAWFFFPLLTLLGISLKHDSVRALLDGTVKRRGLEFTLLTAHFIGYVAALLLVLSPVQALAFFVVHQALFGVYLGLTFAPNHKGMPHPDGTEDFLRKQVLTSRNVRGGRLVDAALGGLNYQIEHHLFPAMPTPNLRKAQPIVRRYCAEIGVPYEMTGLVESYRQALRHLHEVGTDLRGAGRV from the coding sequence ATGACGACGATGACGGAGCGGCCGCGTGCCGCCGGAAGTGACTTCGCGGAGCTGAGTCGCCGGATCAACGCGGCCGGCCTGATGCGCCGCCGCCCAGGCTATTACGCGCTGCGCCTGGGCCTGGTGGCCGCCGCCCTGATCGGTGGCTGGACAGCGTTCGCCCTGCTCGGCGCATCATGGTGGACGCTGGCGGTGGCGGTCCTGCTGGCGGTGGTCAACGCCCAGGTGGCGCTGGTCGCGCACGATCTGGCACACCGGCAGGTGTTCCGCACCAACCGGCCGAGCTCCCGGGCCGGCCTGATCGCCGGCAACCTGGCGATCGGCATGTCGTACGGGTACTGGATGGACAAGCACACCAAGCACCACGCCAACCCGAACCACGACGACCTCGATCCGGATGTCGGTCCGGGCGTGCTGGTCTGGTCCCGCGAGGCGGCGGCCGGCAGGGGCTTCCTGACCCGGCATCAGGCCTGGTTCTTCTTCCCGCTGCTCACCCTGCTCGGGATCTCGCTGAAACACGACAGTGTCCGCGCCCTGCTGGACGGCACCGTGAAACGCCGCGGCCTGGAGTTCACGCTGCTCACGGCACATTTCATCGGGTACGTCGCGGCACTGCTGCTGGTACTGAGCCCCGTGCAGGCGCTGGCGTTCTTCGTGGTGCATCAGGCGCTCTTCGGCGTCTACCTGGGGCTGACCTTCGCGCCGAACCACAAGGGCATGCCGCATCCGGACGGCACCGAGGACTTCCTCCGCAAGCAGGTCCTGACGTCACGCAATGTGCGCGGCGGCCGGCTCGTCGACGCGGCGCTGGGCGGACTGAACTATCAGATCGAGCACCACCTGTTCCCGGCGATGCCGACACCGAACCTGCGCAAGGCCCAGCCGATCGTCCGGCGCTACTGCGCGGAGATCGGGGTTCCCTACGAGATGACCGGGCTCGTCGAGTCCTACCGCCAGGCCCTGCGTCATCTGCACGAGGTCGGCACCGACCTGCGCGGGGCCGGGCGCGTGTGA
- a CDS encoding type I polyketide synthase, which produces MVEFWSNSLAAAHQFRPVPSARWNHETFYSTNFRDTHSTYTDRVAFLDEVEKFAALHHRIPPRRAKAMDPQHRLLVDLAREAVQDAGWERRPFDRATTGVFVGLSTADYKDLTGARLTASLLADGSLSSAADDPALLAAIAEAAKLAIDPPQSFSMAGSLLNMAPATVSELLDLGGPSFAIDAACSSALVALHEAVNHLRTGSCSAALVGGVFLNLTPNALVGFSRVGALSPAGVCRPFDTRADGFVLGEGGSLAVLRPLDDALEAGDRIYAVLNGIGTANDGKGAGPMTPKAEGQEAAMRAAYRDARVEPGSIDFLEAHGTGTTVGDRVEVEAIRRVRAKATDRPCYLSSGKAMIGHTLPAAGAAGVLRTALALHHRTVPPQPAAMDPHSELPLAEAGLSITTEPKSWPQPADDRRRAAVSSFGFGGTNVHAVLSEAPEPETDGDDADGTRPWVVLISADNGELLTSYAQRLSVLIAADPGLTPAAVARTMASRSLLTARLAVMCRSRAELAERLAVAARELAAGATGRLAAGLYASTAPLAPEQRSLAFLYPGQGSLRPGVLRDLVARFPALAEHVRPLADRVDERTGAPVTDLLCDTPNPGDEERVSATRICQPGLGVAGIGMTQLLAEMGVTPEVTLGHSVGEMAAAVAAGALTPDDGIEFLIDRGAAVTSGEEPPPGTMAAVRIDAAGFEQLRIGIDGVWAGCYNHPTQIVASGHRDAVGRLVERCRDRDVPVAPLRVSHAFHSPLMSEVDLRVGEFVAGLPVRKPIRTLVSSVDPAAPTDSETLRALWARQGSAPVLFRDAIDQAVRVGAKILVQVSAGDALLGMAAQTPAARGLDAIALMPAEPDDGYALLEGLGRLAVAGVPVNLTPLFEGLGVPLATLPPSPLATQHYSIRRTPGSASLSRFVSKKETAVRETPPTRREAQPATGIRNGAQTPVNDVISLLREQLAVLRDIGAEPGAEPAAGAVAEVVAAPPAPPALPAAKEAPEKAAPPKVPAQQPRKTEDKQVFTEVAAMVGKISAYPADTVRPDQTFGADLGFDSIMTAELIAAAKRRWPDLDLAPEQVFGIETVGELVQLLQQALGVSAPAPAATPAPEPVQDLVPRAGDVRRPEVADVTKLPEVVQFEARGNILERVGVANPYYIVHDSVINARTSVHGRQLISFSSYNYLGLSGHPMVNYAVKEAVERYGSSVSAARILSGNRALHDELDRSLASLVGAEDAISLLGGHSTNVGIIGHMVGPEDLIVHDALAHDSILQGCRLSGANRQPFPHQDLAALDALLTRIRDRYRRVLIIVEGVYSMDGDICDLPALIALKKKHGALLMVDEAHSIGVLGARGGGVGEHFGVDRKDVDIWMGTLSKSLASCGGYIAGRHELIEYLRYTLPGFIFSAGMSPANAAAALAALHIMREEPQRLKVLHDRAATFLRLAKQAGLDTGPSAGTPVVPCITGDSVKALKLADMLLKNGVSANPIMYPAVKERLARLRFFVTAEHTVEDIETTVDLLARHLDPARVPQPA; this is translated from the coding sequence GTGGTCGAGTTCTGGTCGAACTCGCTGGCCGCGGCCCATCAATTCCGGCCCGTACCGTCGGCTCGGTGGAATCACGAAACATTCTATTCGACGAATTTTCGCGATACACATTCCACGTACACCGACCGGGTGGCCTTTCTTGACGAGGTCGAGAAGTTCGCCGCCCTGCACCACCGCATCCCGCCACGGCGCGCCAAGGCCATGGACCCGCAACACCGGCTCCTGGTGGACCTGGCCCGCGAGGCCGTCCAGGACGCCGGCTGGGAGCGCCGGCCGTTCGACCGGGCGACCACCGGGGTGTTCGTCGGCCTCAGCACCGCCGACTACAAGGATCTGACCGGGGCCCGGCTGACCGCGAGCCTGCTCGCCGACGGGTCGCTGTCGAGCGCCGCCGACGATCCGGCGCTGCTCGCCGCGATCGCCGAGGCGGCCAAGCTGGCGATCGACCCGCCGCAGTCGTTCTCGATGGCCGGGTCGCTGCTCAACATGGCCCCGGCCACGGTGAGCGAGCTGCTCGACCTGGGCGGCCCGTCCTTCGCGATCGACGCCGCCTGTTCCTCCGCACTGGTCGCGCTGCACGAGGCGGTCAACCACCTGCGCACCGGCTCGTGCAGCGCGGCGCTGGTCGGTGGGGTGTTCCTCAACCTGACGCCGAACGCGCTGGTCGGCTTCTCCCGGGTGGGCGCCCTGTCGCCGGCCGGGGTGTGCCGCCCGTTCGACACCCGGGCCGACGGGTTCGTGCTGGGTGAGGGCGGTTCGCTGGCCGTGCTGCGCCCGCTGGACGACGCACTGGAGGCCGGTGACCGGATCTACGCGGTGCTCAACGGCATCGGCACCGCCAACGACGGCAAGGGTGCCGGCCCGATGACGCCGAAGGCCGAGGGCCAGGAGGCGGCGATGCGGGCCGCGTACCGCGACGCCCGGGTCGAGCCGGGCTCGATCGACTTCCTGGAGGCGCACGGCACCGGCACCACGGTCGGCGACAGGGTCGAGGTGGAGGCGATCCGCCGGGTGCGGGCCAAGGCCACCGACCGGCCCTGCTACCTGTCCTCGGGCAAGGCGATGATCGGGCACACGCTGCCGGCGGCCGGCGCCGCGGGCGTGCTGCGGACCGCGCTGGCGCTGCACCACCGGACCGTTCCGCCGCAGCCGGCGGCCATGGATCCGCACAGTGAGCTGCCGCTGGCCGAGGCGGGTCTGTCCATCACCACCGAGCCGAAGTCGTGGCCGCAGCCGGCCGACGACCGGCGGCGGGCCGCGGTGAGCTCGTTCGGCTTCGGCGGCACCAATGTGCACGCGGTGCTCAGCGAGGCCCCGGAGCCGGAGACGGACGGTGACGACGCGGACGGCACCCGCCCGTGGGTGGTGCTGATCTCGGCGGACAACGGTGAGCTGCTCACGTCGTACGCCCAGAGGTTGTCGGTCCTGATCGCCGCGGACCCGGGGCTGACCCCGGCCGCGGTGGCCCGCACGATGGCCAGCCGGTCCCTGCTGACCGCGCGGCTCGCGGTGATGTGCCGGTCCCGGGCCGAGTTGGCGGAGCGGCTCGCCGTGGCGGCTCGCGAGCTGGCCGCCGGTGCGACCGGACGGCTGGCCGCCGGCCTGTACGCGAGCACCGCCCCGCTGGCGCCGGAGCAGCGGTCGCTGGCCTTCCTCTACCCGGGTCAGGGCTCGCTGCGTCCCGGGGTGCTGCGCGATCTGGTGGCCCGGTTCCCGGCGCTGGCCGAGCACGTGCGGCCGCTGGCCGACCGGGTGGACGAGCGGACCGGCGCGCCGGTCACCGACCTGCTCTGCGACACGCCGAACCCGGGTGACGAGGAGCGGGTCAGCGCGACCCGGATCTGCCAGCCGGGCCTGGGGGTGGCCGGCATCGGGATGACCCAGCTGCTCGCCGAGATGGGGGTGACCCCGGAGGTGACGCTGGGCCACAGCGTCGGCGAGATGGCCGCCGCGGTGGCCGCGGGGGCGCTGACCCCGGACGACGGCATCGAGTTCCTGATCGACCGGGGCGCCGCGGTGACCTCCGGGGAGGAACCGCCGCCCGGCACGATGGCCGCGGTGCGGATCGACGCGGCCGGGTTCGAGCAGCTGCGGATCGGGATCGACGGGGTCTGGGCGGGCTGTTACAACCATCCGACGCAGATCGTCGCGAGCGGGCACCGGGACGCGGTAGGCCGGCTGGTCGAGCGCTGCCGGGACCGGGATGTGCCGGTCGCGCCGCTGCGCGTGTCGCACGCGTTCCATTCGCCGTTGATGTCCGAGGTGGATCTGCGGGTCGGTGAGTTCGTGGCCGGGCTGCCGGTGCGCAAGCCGATCCGGACACTGGTCTCCAGTGTGGATCCGGCCGCGCCGACGGACTCGGAGACGCTGCGCGCGCTCTGGGCCCGGCAGGGTTCGGCGCCGGTGCTGTTCCGTGACGCGATCGATCAGGCGGTGCGGGTCGGGGCGAAGATCCTGGTCCAGGTGTCGGCCGGGGACGCGCTGCTCGGCATGGCGGCGCAGACGCCGGCGGCGCGGGGGCTGGATGCGATCGCGCTGATGCCGGCCGAGCCGGACGACGGATATGCCCTGTTGGAGGGTCTGGGACGGCTGGCGGTGGCCGGCGTGCCGGTGAACCTCACGCCGCTGTTCGAGGGGCTCGGTGTGCCGTTGGCCACACTCCCGCCGTCGCCGCTGGCAACTCAGCACTACTCGATCCGTCGTACACCGGGCAGTGCGTCGTTAAGCCGATTTGTCAGCAAAAAAGAGACCGCGGTGCGCGAGACGCCGCCAACCCGGCGCGAGGCTCAGCCGGCGACCGGAATCAGGAACGGAGCGCAGACCCCCGTGAACGACGTCATCTCCCTGCTGCGGGAACAACTGGCCGTACTGCGCGACATCGGCGCCGAGCCGGGGGCCGAGCCGGCCGCCGGAGCGGTCGCCGAGGTGGTGGCCGCGCCACCGGCGCCACCGGCGCTGCCGGCCGCCAAGGAGGCGCCCGAGAAGGCGGCCCCGCCGAAGGTCCCCGCCCAGCAGCCCCGCAAGACCGAGGACAAGCAGGTCTTCACCGAGGTCGCGGCGATGGTCGGCAAGATCAGCGCCTACCCGGCGGACACCGTGCGCCCGGACCAGACGTTCGGCGCCGACCTCGGCTTCGACTCGATCATGACGGCCGAACTGATCGCCGCGGCCAAGCGCCGCTGGCCGGATCTCGACCTCGCCCCGGAGCAGGTCTTCGGCATCGAGACGGTCGGCGAGCTGGTGCAGCTGCTCCAGCAGGCGCTAGGCGTGAGTGCGCCGGCCCCGGCCGCGACTCCGGCTCCGGAGCCGGTGCAGGACCTGGTGCCGCGCGCCGGGGACGTCCGCCGGCCCGAGGTCGCCGACGTGACCAAGCTCCCGGAGGTCGTGCAGTTCGAGGCGCGCGGCAACATCCTGGAGCGGGTCGGGGTGGCCAACCCGTACTACATCGTGCACGACAGCGTGATCAACGCCCGCACCTCGGTGCACGGCCGTCAGTTGATCTCCTTCTCCAGCTACAACTACCTGGGGCTGTCCGGGCACCCGATGGTCAACTACGCGGTGAAGGAGGCGGTGGAGCGGTACGGCTCCTCGGTCTCGGCCGCGCGCATCCTGTCCGGCAACCGGGCGCTGCACGACGAGCTGGACCGCAGCCTGGCTTCGCTGGTCGGCGCCGAGGACGCGATCTCGCTGCTCGGTGGCCACTCGACGAACGTCGGGATCATCGGGCACATGGTCGGCCCGGAGGACCTGATCGTGCACGACGCGCTGGCGCACGACAGCATCCTGCAGGGCTGCCGGCTCTCCGGTGCCAACCGCCAGCCGTTCCCGCACCAGGACCTGGCCGCCCTGGACGCGCTGCTGACCCGGATCCGCGACCGGTACCGCCGGGTGCTGATCATCGTCGAGGGCGTGTACAGCATGGACGGTGACATCTGTGACCTGCCGGCGCTGATCGCGCTGAAGAAGAAGCACGGCGCGCTGCTGATGGTCGACGAGGCGCACAGCATCGGCGTGCTCGGCGCCCGCGGCGGCGGGGTCGGCGAGCACTTCGGGGTGGACCGCAAGGACGTCGACATCTGGATGGGCACCCTGTCCAAGTCGCTGGCCAGCTGCGGCGGCTACATCGCCGGCCGGCACGAGCTGATCGAGTACCTGCGGTACACGCTGCCCGGCTTCATCTTCAGCGCCGGCATGAGCCCGGCGAACGCGGCCGCGGCACTGGCCGCCCTGCACATCATGCGCGAGGAGCCGCAGCGGTTGAAGGTGCTGCACGACCGGGCCGCGACCTTCCTGCGGCTGGCCAAGCAGGCCGGGCTGGACACCGGGCCGAGCGCCGGCACCCCGGTGGTCCCGTGCATCACCGGCGACTCGGTGAAGGCACTGAAGCTGGCCGACATGCTGCTCAAGAACGGGGTCAGCGCGAACCCGATCATGTATCCGGCGGTCAAGGAGCGGCTGGCCCGGCTGCGGTTCTTCGTCACCGCCGAGCACACCGTCGAGGACATCGAGACCACCGTGGACCTGCTGGCCCGGCACCTCGACCCGGCCCGCGTGCCGCAGCCGGCCTGA
- a CDS encoding MMPL family transporter, whose protein sequence is MTSLPTKPPRAGGDQPVAAAPGAGPVTRFVTRFPKLVLLITLLLAGLAVAFSGDVVSALKTGGFDDPNTDSVRGRQVLSEHFRAADPNLVVLIAKPGGSVDDPDTRAAAQRVTQRLAADPAVTVAGSYWANHLPQLAGRDHDTGMILVHVDGDEDTSADRVAALHEDLGRDFQDQQIKVEFGGFTQINNDINDQVTKDLATAESIAIPITLVLLLLVFGTVGAAGAPLLIGLFSIVSTLGTLRLLAAITNVSVFSVNMATALGLGLAVDYSLLFVSRYREERVTAADLRTAIGNTMRTAGRTILFSAATVAVALSSLMVFPQYFLRSFAYAGIAVVVTTVGAALLVLPALLTVLGDRIDRWALYRPRASSTFWARLAGFVLRRPVRTAAPVILVLAALALPFTHVRFGVADDRVLPKTAESRVVADTVRGQFADTGSGATVVVAEHWGSGTDGRIRAADYAARLSELPAVNRVDSMVGTYQHGVIVIAPGHADPRYVNGDATWFSVVSDVEPYSGAGADLARAVRAVPVPGRYPALVTGPAAQLVDITGSIADRLPVAGILIAVTTFVLLFLLTGSVLLPIKALLLNTLTMSAVFGVAVWIFQDGHLSGLLGQTGTPLAVAIPVLLFCVAFGLSMDYEVFVLSRVIERHEQGADLHTAVVEGMSRSVRVISAAAGILSVSFLAMLTSGVSLIQFFGLCASLAIILDALLVRPVLVPAFMRLAGEWNWWAPRPLRAVHARLGLREHG, encoded by the coding sequence ATGACCTCTCTCCCCACCAAGCCGCCCCGGGCCGGCGGCGACCAGCCGGTCGCCGCCGCGCCCGGGGCCGGCCCGGTCACCCGGTTCGTCACCCGCTTCCCCAAGCTCGTCCTGCTCATCACCCTGCTGCTCGCCGGTCTCGCGGTGGCGTTCAGCGGGGACGTGGTCAGCGCGCTCAAGACCGGGGGTTTCGACGATCCGAACACCGATTCGGTACGCGGCCGGCAGGTGCTGTCCGAGCACTTCCGGGCCGCCGATCCGAACCTGGTGGTGCTGATCGCCAAGCCGGGCGGCAGCGTCGACGACCCGGACACCCGGGCCGCCGCGCAACGGGTCACCCAGCGGCTGGCCGCCGACCCCGCGGTGACCGTGGCCGGCTCGTACTGGGCGAACCACCTGCCGCAGCTGGCCGGCCGCGACCACGACACCGGCATGATCCTGGTGCACGTCGACGGCGACGAGGACACGAGTGCGGACCGGGTGGCCGCGCTGCACGAAGACCTCGGCCGGGACTTCCAGGACCAGCAGATCAAGGTCGAGTTCGGCGGCTTCACCCAGATCAACAACGACATCAACGACCAGGTCACCAAGGATCTGGCGACCGCCGAGTCGATCGCCATCCCGATCACCCTGGTGCTGTTGCTGCTGGTCTTCGGCACCGTCGGGGCGGCCGGCGCACCGCTGCTGATCGGCCTGTTCTCGATCGTCAGCACGCTGGGCACGCTGCGGCTGCTGGCCGCGATCACCAACGTCTCGGTCTTCTCGGTGAACATGGCGACCGCGCTGGGCCTGGGCCTGGCCGTCGACTACAGCCTGCTGTTCGTGAGCCGGTACCGCGAGGAGCGGGTCACGGCGGCGGATCTGCGCACCGCGATCGGCAACACCATGCGTACCGCCGGTCGCACCATCCTGTTCAGCGCGGCGACCGTCGCCGTGGCCCTGAGCAGCCTGATGGTCTTCCCGCAGTACTTTTTGCGGTCGTTCGCCTACGCCGGGATCGCCGTGGTGGTGACCACGGTCGGTGCCGCGCTGCTGGTGCTGCCGGCGCTGCTCACCGTGCTCGGCGACCGGATCGACCGGTGGGCGCTGTACCGGCCGCGCGCCTCCTCCACCTTCTGGGCCCGGCTGGCCGGCTTCGTGCTGCGCCGCCCGGTGCGCACCGCGGCCCCGGTGATCCTGGTGCTGGCCGCGCTCGCGCTGCCGTTCACCCACGTGCGGTTCGGTGTGGCCGATGACCGGGTGCTGCCGAAGACCGCCGAGAGCCGGGTGGTCGCGGACACCGTGCGCGGCCAGTTCGCCGACACCGGCAGCGGGGCCACCGTGGTGGTCGCCGAGCACTGGGGCAGCGGGACCGACGGGCGGATCCGGGCGGCCGACTACGCCGCGCGGCTCTCCGAACTGCCCGCGGTGAACCGGGTGGACAGCATGGTCGGCACCTATCAGCACGGCGTCATCGTGATCGCCCCGGGGCACGCCGACCCGCGGTACGTCAACGGCGACGCCACCTGGTTCTCCGTGGTCAGTGACGTCGAGCCGTACTCGGGCGCGGGCGCCGACCTGGCCCGCGCGGTCCGCGCCGTGCCGGTGCCGGGCCGCTACCCGGCGCTGGTCACCGGACCGGCCGCGCAGCTGGTGGACATCACCGGCTCGATCGCCGACCGGCTGCCGGTCGCCGGGATCCTGATCGCGGTGACCACGTTCGTGCTGCTGTTCCTGCTGACCGGCAGCGTGCTGCTGCCGATCAAGGCATTGCTGCTGAACACCCTGACGATGAGCGCGGTGTTCGGCGTGGCGGTCTGGATCTTCCAGGACGGGCACCTGTCCGGCCTGCTCGGGCAGACCGGGACCCCGCTCGCGGTGGCCATCCCGGTGCTGCTGTTCTGCGTGGCGTTCGGGCTCTCGATGGACTACGAGGTGTTCGTGCTGTCCCGGGTGATCGAGCGGCACGAACAGGGCGCCGACCTGCACACCGCGGTGGTCGAGGGGATGTCGCGCAGCGTCCGGGTGATCAGCGCGGCGGCCGGCATCCTGAGCGTGTCGTTCCTGGCGATGCTCACCTCCGGGGTGTCGCTGATCCAGTTCTTCGGGCTCTGCGCCAGCCTGGCGATCATCCTGGACGCGCTGCTGGTCCGGCCGGTGCTGGTGCCGGCGTTCATGCGGCTCGCCGGGGAGTGGAACTGGTGGGCACCGCGCCCGCTGCGCGCCGTGCACGCCCGCCTCGGCCTTCGCGAGCACGGCTGA
- a CDS encoding CDP-alcohol phosphatidyltransferase family protein, with amino-acid sequence MTVTLREIRERTYKPIDAWWTVLLVDPLAARLVRLIAPYRRLTPNVLTLVATVIGVGAMVCFARGDTRWLIAGAVLFHLSFVVDCMDGKIARLNGTGTIFGQWLDFVLDRVRVFFCALTLFGGQYARHHDVTYLWLMSAAIFLDLIRYLNGGQVAKVRQTMVDELGALAVPAEAGAPPLSRRGRAGALLRRNRIRTHLFSGIEYEMFVYIIGPLTGLIIGVTVLAGAALLAFELVLVYRFWQQAAGHPARLAAARERVPTSF; translated from the coding sequence GTGACAGTCACCCTGCGGGAGATCCGCGAGCGCACCTACAAGCCGATCGACGCGTGGTGGACCGTGCTGCTGGTCGACCCGCTGGCCGCCCGGCTGGTGCGCCTGATCGCCCCGTACCGCCGGCTCACCCCGAACGTGCTGACCCTGGTCGCCACGGTGATCGGGGTCGGCGCCATGGTGTGTTTCGCCCGCGGCGACACCCGCTGGCTGATCGCCGGCGCGGTGCTGTTCCACCTGAGCTTCGTGGTCGACTGCATGGACGGCAAGATCGCCCGGCTGAACGGGACCGGCACGATCTTCGGCCAGTGGCTGGACTTCGTGCTCGACCGGGTGCGGGTGTTCTTCTGCGCGCTGACCCTGTTCGGCGGGCAGTACGCACGGCACCACGACGTGACGTACCTCTGGTTGATGTCCGCCGCGATCTTCCTGGACCTGATCCGCTATCTCAACGGCGGTCAGGTGGCCAAGGTGCGCCAGACGATGGTCGACGAGCTGGGCGCGCTGGCCGTGCCGGCCGAGGCCGGCGCGCCACCGCTGTCCCGCCGTGGCCGGGCCGGCGCCCTGCTGCGCCGCAACCGGATCCGGACGCACCTGTTCAGCGGCATCGAGTACGAGATGTTCGTCTACATCATCGGCCCGCTGACCGGGCTGATCATCGGGGTCACCGTGCTGGCCGGGGCGGCCCTGCTGGCCTTCGAGCTGGTCCTGGTGTACCGCTTCTGGCAGCAGGCCGCGGGCCATCCGGCCCGACTGGCCGCGGCCCGCGAACGCGTTCCGAC